In Rhodoferax koreense, a genomic segment contains:
- a CDS encoding ABC transporter permease — MSTSPIKPGLHDWLMSDRPASRRQAAWGRAYGAWRVFMRNRLAMLGLFIVLALILVAIFAPLLAPYSPTVGDLRTTRLLPPSGQFWLGTDDQGRDILSRLIHGSRITLFVVVLVAVLAAPIGLLVGTVAGYAGGLVDATLMRITDIFLAFPRLILALAFVAALGPGIENAVIAIAITAWPPYARMARAETLTIRQTDYIAAVKLIGASPWRIVLHHIMPLCLSSLIVRVTLDMAGIILTAAGLGFLGLGAQPPMPEWGAMIANGRQYVLDHWWVAAAPGAAIFLVSLAFNLVGDGLRDALDPKGVK, encoded by the coding sequence ATGAGTACATCGCCCATCAAACCCGGCCTGCACGACTGGCTGATGTCCGACCGGCCCGCCTCGCGGCGCCAGGCGGCCTGGGGCCGGGCCTACGGCGCCTGGCGCGTGTTCATGCGCAACCGGCTGGCCATGCTCGGCCTGTTCATCGTGCTGGCGCTGATCCTGGTGGCGATCTTCGCGCCGCTGCTCGCGCCCTATTCGCCGACGGTGGGCGACCTGCGCACCACGCGCCTGTTGCCGCCTTCGGGCCAGTTCTGGCTCGGCACCGATGACCAGGGCCGTGACATCCTTTCGCGGTTGATCCACGGCTCGCGTATCACGCTCTTCGTCGTCGTGCTGGTGGCGGTGCTGGCCGCGCCCATCGGCCTGCTGGTCGGTACCGTCGCGGGTTATGCGGGCGGCCTGGTGGACGCCACGCTGATGCGCATCACCGACATCTTCCTGGCCTTCCCGCGGCTGATCCTGGCGCTGGCCTTCGTGGCCGCGCTCGGCCCGGGCATCGAGAACGCGGTGATCGCCATCGCCATCACCGCCTGGCCGCCTTATGCGCGCATGGCCCGCGCCGAGACGCTGACGATCCGCCAGACCGACTACATCGCCGCCGTCAAGCTCATCGGCGCCTCACCGTGGCGCATCGTGCTGCACCACATCATGCCGCTGTGCCTGTCGTCGCTGATCGTGCGTGTGACGCTGGACATGGCCGGCATCATCCTCACCGCCGCCGGGCTGGGTTTCCTCGGCCTGGGCGCACAACCGCCGATGCCTGAATGGGGCGCGATGATCGCCAACGGCCGGCAGTACGTGCTCGACCATTGGTGGGTGGCGGCAGCACCCGGTGCGGCGATTTTCCTGGTGAGTCTGGCGTTCAATCTGGTGGGCGACGGACTGCGCGACGCACTCGACCCCAAGGGGGTCAAATGA
- a CDS encoding ABC transporter permease, with translation MPKPKLSVSSPLPGAGPARNRRLRALRNAGRFLVVILLTYLGLLAVTFFIGRVMPIDPVLAIVGDRASGELVARVREEMGFNKPLYEQFVIYIGKILRGDFGTSVLSSHPVMDDIRRAFPATLELATLGILIGVGFGVPLGVWAAVRQGRWVDQIVRVMGLIGYSVPIFWLGLMALVLFYARLGWVGGPGRVDVVYEYTLANVSGLLLLDAAMAGQWDAFANVLSHLILPASLLGYFSLAYISRMTRSFMLHELSQEYVVAARAKGLSEARIIWRHALRNAMVPLVTVITLSYAGLLEGSVLTEAVFAWPGLGLYITNSLQNADMNAVLGGTIAVGSVYIGLNLLSDVLYRTLDPRTRSR, from the coding sequence CTGCCGAAGCCGAAGTTGAGCGTTTCGAGCCCACTGCCCGGCGCCGGGCCAGCCAGGAACCGTCGCCTGCGCGCGCTCCGCAACGCAGGCCGTTTCCTGGTGGTCATCCTGTTGACCTACCTCGGCCTGCTGGCCGTCACTTTCTTCATCGGCCGCGTGATGCCGATCGACCCGGTGCTGGCCATCGTGGGCGACCGCGCCTCGGGCGAACTGGTGGCGCGCGTGCGCGAGGAGATGGGCTTCAACAAGCCGCTCTACGAGCAGTTCGTCATCTACATCGGCAAGATCCTGCGCGGTGACTTCGGCACCTCGGTGCTGAGTTCGCACCCGGTGATGGACGACATCCGCCGCGCGTTTCCTGCCACGCTGGAGCTGGCTACGCTGGGCATCCTCATCGGCGTGGGCTTCGGCGTGCCGCTCGGTGTGTGGGCCGCCGTGCGCCAGGGCCGCTGGGTCGATCAGATCGTGCGGGTGATGGGCCTCATCGGTTATTCGGTGCCGATCTTCTGGCTCGGACTCATGGCCCTGGTGCTGTTCTACGCCCGGCTCGGCTGGGTCGGCGGGCCGGGGCGGGTCGATGTGGTCTACGAATACACGCTGGCCAACGTGTCGGGCCTGCTGCTGCTCGACGCGGCCATGGCCGGCCAGTGGGATGCGTTCGCCAACGTGTTGTCGCACCTGATCCTGCCCGCCTCGCTGCTGGGCTATTTTTCGCTGGCCTACATCAGCCGCATGACGCGCTCCTTCATGCTGCACGAGCTGTCGCAGGAATACGTGGTGGCGGCGCGCGCCAAGGGGCTGTCGGAGGCGCGCATCATCTGGCGCCATGCGCTGCGTAATGCCATGGTGCCGCTGGTCACGGTGATCACGCTGTCGTACGCCGGCCTGCTCGAAGGCTCGGTGCTGACCGAAGCCGTGTTCGCCTGGCCGGGCCTGGGCCTGTACATCACCAATTCCTTGCAGAACGCCGACATGAACGCCGTGCTCGGCGGCACCATCGCCGTGGGCTCGGTGTACATCGGCCTCAATCTTTTGTCCGACGTGTTGTACAGAACCTTGGACCCACGCACCCGTAGCCGATGA